ATGAACATGAATGGGAGGACGGACATTCCTGAAATGGGGTGTAGGTTGGGGTATTTTCGGAGGCCTGGAGATCTTAGGTTAGCCACGATGCTTTGGATGTGGGTTGTGTTTGTGTGGTCAGTCTACTACACCTTTCGGGTCACGGATATACTCAATAAAGGGGAAGACAAAGAAGTATAGGAGGGTACAAAGCCCCCCTACGGCGGCATATGGGGCAGCAAGGACAAGAGATAACATGGTGGTTGACCTATGTGATACACTGAACTTGTGGTCTACGAGGTTGTTGTGTAGAAGGTTGTCACCTACTTATATCCAGAAGGCAAGGAGCAATAACCCACAAGAGAACCATCCCACTGCCCCTCCATCGTGATACTAATCTAGGAATACTTGTCTTAACCACGACAACACACACTTCCCCCTCCATCGTCAACCATACGAATCTAGACTGTGGGGGATCTGCAGTGGAACCCTGAAGACGGGGTATGTTTCCTCTCCGGGTACGAGCGGATCAAACCTTCCAAGTGGGGAATATTTCCCTCTACGGCACAGAAAcgaaaagggaaagtaaTGTTCATCCAACTGACATCATGCGGTTCACGAATCGTTGATTAGCGCATTTGGGTGGATGATATACTCTTGGCTTGCATGGAGTCCTGTTTACTAATTTTTGACGGCTATCAGGCCTGACTTGACTTCATTTTTGCGGGAGCCTCTCAGAACAACCCCTAAAACAGACGTTTTCATCAAATCCCCCAAAGGAGGTGAACTAAGTCTCAGATAACTTGATACGAGGTGTATTTACATTAGTCAGATGTAGTAAGGAAGATATACGTAACCGTCTTATGCATTTTAATCAGTCGGAAGATCGTTTGCTGTTCGAAATGACCAGGTTGGAGCGCTTTCAGAGGTGGATTAGCGTAGATGCCcaatattatattatcacATTTGTATTCGCTGCCTAACATTGTTTCCCAGAAGGAAATATTCGCTATATTCGTACATGAACCTAAGACAGCATTCGTGATGGTCACTTTGTACTTTCGTATCTTAGTGCTTCGATGTAAGGCCATGACAAGTGCACCGGTTTGCCAACTTGAGCTAAATCGAATGGATATCCAGACTGAGATATcaaaccaaaaaaacaaGGTATTCCACATATTGAAAATAATGAATCCCTTATTGCACAACAAAAACACATTCTCTCTGTAATCTCCTTCCTCTACCTACCCCAGTATACCAAAGCTCACTCACCACCCCgtctcctctccttcctcaactGCCTAGCATATCTAACCCCAAACCCATGCTGAAAGACCTCCTGCGACTCCTCCAGCGTCAACCCCGACATCTCCggataaaagaaaataatcaaAATCCACCCAATAAAGCACAGACACGCATAAAACCCAAACGCCCCGGACGGCGTAATccccttcatcatcgacaagaAAGCCGACGAAGCAATAAGATCCGAcccccaacaacaacaagtcATAAACATAGTCCCGATGGCACGAACCTCCGTCGAGAAAAAGTCCGCGCTCATCCACGCCGTGTTTCCAAAGGAGACACCGTAGAAGGCGACGaaccagatgatgaagactaGGACGACTATTGCTGTTGGGGTGATGGTGTTGTCTTGTACTTCTAGGGTGTCGAGGCTCATGGGGATGTAGACGAAGGAGATGGCGACTGCTAGGAGGCCGGCTGCCATGCCACAGGCTGTGGAGACGAGGAGGCAGCGGCGGCCGACGGGGTCGACTGGGGGCATGTTTATGCAGGCGCTGACCATGTTTGTGCCGGATACGACTAGATTTACGGCTACCGGGTTGGAGAAGCCGACTAGGGCGAATAATGTGCCGGAGTAGTACATTTAAACGTTGAACCCGGACATCTGGGAGATGGCCACTAGAATGAGTTAACtagaggaagaaaggaaggatgaAATAAATAAGATGAAAACGCACTCAATCTACAAGCACACACCAGGGCACGAAAGTGCGCAGGATTCCTGTTTAGTTCCTTGACTATATCCCACCGGCTGCGCCCCTGGGTTGATAGCTGAGCTCTTGGACGGTTTCACTAATCAGTTGGATCTTGGCCGATATCTGCTCTTCAGATGCATTGCTGAAGATCCAGTGGCGGACATTTACGGCTTCCTCGACTTTGCCATAGGAGATAAGTTGACAAGGTGATTCTGGGCATAGAGGAGGGAGGATAGCTAAAAAAATCGAGGGTACACCACCCAGGCCGACCATATAACGCCAGCCGTGAGGGACAGAAGCGAAAGCAGCACCTATGGCATAGCTGATCACTTGGCCTCCGGTAATACTGACATTGTTCAGTCCTACCATATGGCCGCGATATTTCATCGGAGCGATTTCGGCAATGTATGCAGGCACGATCATTGCTGCTGACCCGACCCCAAGGCCAACAGTCAACCTGCCAACTGCCATTTGCGGTACAGAATATCCTGGGGCCTGAAGAATGGCCTCGACGGTAAAGAGAGCGAATCCCACATACATAGGCCCTTTGCGACCATATTTGTCAGCAGTTAGGTCGGCAATAATAGCGCCCAGGAAGGGCCCTGCTGAACAGAGAGATGTAATCGCCTTTTCACTGGCGGAGAGTGCATGACCCAGACTGTTGTTATGTATACGAGGACGGCTAAAATAATCCCAGTATCATAGCCGAACAGCATGCCACCAATGGAGGCAGTTAAAGCCACGAGTCAGACATACGCGCCACTATCGGTCTGTTCAATCTCGTCGCTTTCGGTGATGCCTTGCTTCGGTTTCAACGCTTCGATGTGCTCACCCTAGGGGAAGATATGTTTTTTAGTCATTTCGGGCTGCTTGGCCTGGAGTGGCACAGTAAGGGTCATCGTTCTTGTAAGTGTTACAATTTGTAAAGAGAAAGTGACCAAGCAATGAACTGAGAAAGATCGAATAGATAGGAGTCGGCCTTTTATATATCAGAAGGTATGTGTCACATGACAAGCAATCACATGtcatctatatctataggTAGTTAGTAGAACATCTGTACGAAGGAATGACAACCACTTTAAGACCATCAAAAAGGCTTGACATACGGTATGACCGTGACAGTATGCCACGGAAGCCTTCGAGCCATGCTTGCCAAGACAATCAATGATGTACTGTTCGAATACCTAAAATGTTGGGATTTGTGGGGTAATTACGATCATCTGGGGTATATTTCGACGAATGATTAGCCAGAGTCAAGGCTCAACACAGATAGCCTTGGTCCTGACGGTCTAACAAAATCTGTCTTGTAGTTCGccctgtctttctctcccgaGGGAAATGAGACGTGGTGTGTTAAAATTAGGAAACATTGGCCGGGAGTAAGGTTTGGACGAAACTCTTCGCATTGGAAGTGTAGCCCTAATCTAGCCATTCTCGGACCGGAAgtctccttctccacatcCCATGCTCATGTATCTGCTGCACTaaagaaaatacaaaagCTATATCGTCCGTAGAATGAAGAACATGATTCGGACTTAGGATAAGGTTCTCAGTTTTATTTTGGCGATAGTATTGTCTACAGGCGTTCGAGTTacattggcggtggtggatatatattttacaGCGAGGCAACTGTCTGGGGTACGGAACAAGCTACATTGTCAAGTACAGACGGGAATCAGTTGCTCTTTAGCTCTTTAACACGGCCTACTGTTTGTTATCAATTATTTGACATGATATGACGCTCTGTCCGTTCTATCATGAGCGACTCAACGTGTAATCCCTCCTGGCCGCAGAATGTATACGTAATATCCACCCTGTCCGCAGACTGTCCACATGGGATATGTATATAAGACAATGCTTCGATCCTCCGCCATACGGGGATTTGTTCCATGTACGGTACCATTTGCTGTTCCCCAGCCGCACCCTCTTCAATTTCGATAACCCGCTCAACCACCCGGGCAGTAGAGATGCTATCCCAACTCGCCTCCCGTATTGGCTGCCGTCGCAAAATAGTCAAGACCTCACGACGGACCTTAGGATGTCGGCACTTCACTCCAATTATGTAAAGAACGGGGATAAATCCGATCTCGGGCGTAAAAGTCGGCCTTGACGACCCCGAATACCGCTGATGCGCCGCCGCTACTTCGCCCGCCAATGCGACGCATTGCTGGAACTGGGGCAGGAAATTGTCATAGTCCATTTCTCTGCCAGGTCCATAACCACGGAGGAGAGTCCACGCGATAGTATGTTGTAAGCGCAGGAGTGATACGAGAAGGTGAATTGCAACATCTGACTCACTGGGGCTGCCTTGTTGCAGGAGGTTTTCGAAGAGACTCGACCACGTTCCCAACTGCGCAAGAACAATGTCTTTGGGTGAAGACGGTAACGGTGACATCGTACCCGTCGGGGATATTTGTTGCTCTGTGTTGCGCAGCCTCATTACCTGAGCGACGAGCACCTGGAGGTGGTCGGCAGCTTGGTCGAGTGACCAAAATGTACTGTCGGAGAGTGATGTCTCTTGAATGTTGGCTGGAGTCCAGTCGACCAGAAACATGGCGGCCTGCATGTCAAGACGGCGAATCTGCTGTGTCACCTGGCAGATAGTCGTGTGAACGCCCGAGGATTGGGCGTCGCCGTAGGTACAGCAGTTCAATGTTGTGTTGCGTGAGAGCGCCACACCTCCGCGCAGGTGTTTCATTGCTTGTACGTCGTCGCCCGCCAGATGATCAAAGCAGGTAAAGAGATAACAAACCAAAAGCGTGACAGCTGTTATTTCGGCGCTGTCATCACTTTCCGGGTTGAGCAGAAGTTGAATGGCGCGGTTATAGTGCAGCAAAGGAGCCTTATCCGGTAGCCGGTCCTTTAAGGCGGGCGGTTGATACATCCGACCATTAGAATGACACTCCAGGTAGTTTCGGTGAATCAGGGCTAGAGCTATGGCAGCATGCCGCGCTGATGGCACTGTTTGAGAGAAGAACATGAGAGTGTTCCGCCATGGTTCGCAAGGGCGGTATCCATTCAGATGCTTGATCGAAATATCGTTGAAAAAGCACATTGCCTCCGCCTGGGTTGGCCCAGTCACGGGTAAGACCAAAAAGGATCCGAGATTCTGCAACATTATGCCATGGTATTTCGAGTGCCATTGCTTCGACTCGTACGCACTGATCGTGGTAGAGGGGTGGTCACTCTTGCAGCTATTCTGATAATGAGTTGAATCCATCTCGGTCTTCTCCGGCTTGACAGCGAGGGGCATTTCACCATAGCCATCGCAGGTGCGACCGGTAGAGAGGCACTTCAAGCATGAAGGTTGAGATAGATCGCATTTAACTCGTCTTATCCTGACGTATGTCAGTTTCCAAGTCTTTTCGCACAATTGATAGTTCTGTAGCAATACGTAAAGTCAAGACATACTTGCAAGTCTTACAGCCTAATCTTGACTTTGGAGCCCACTTGCGAGGCTTTCTTCTCCAGGCTTGATTGCCCGTCTTGgtattcttgttcttcatccCGTCCATCATGGTGTGAGAAAAGGTGgacggtacggagtacaaagAACGAAACTTGTAGAAAGACTAGCATTTTAAAAGAAGGCTTCTCAGTGATGAGGAAGGGTTGGATAAGTAGCCTAAAGCTACGGAGTTGACCAATTGGCATTAACTCTACTGATTCTCCTGATAGGCGTTGATTGGCTCGTTCGTACATGCGGGGCCCTTGGTGTGACGATCTATCTTGGTTTACATAGAGATCAATACGACTCGGTTCTACTTTCTTCATCTGTTGTGAGGCTGTGACACCTGGAAAGAACTCTGATTGGCATATATCTTGCTTGCTAGAGACTAGTGCTTATCATAATAAACACTGATTGGTTAGCTCGTACAACCGGGGCGCCAAGGAAGGcgagcctcttcctcttcaactaTTTAGGATAAGGAGGAGACTACAGAAGTAGTGATCTTGGTACCTCGGTCGACTAAAGATGCAAGTGTACATACAGACAAGAGCATAAATCTCAACTACACTTACACGGGTAAGATCCTCCTCTCTGTACCCTTCTTGGTTATACTTGTGGTGaccaaaaaagaatattgatTGGCTGGTTCGTACAAGCAGGGCGATTTTGAACAAGAGGCATGGTGAGTTGAAGGGAGGAATCCAGCTGCCTATTGAAACCATCAGACATGATGCTACTATCTGAGGAAGCTCAACAGCATAAATAGATCCCAGAGCGCAATCATGTTGGTTCTTGCAAGCAACTGAACAGAAACATCAATGAGAAGCCCCAGAAATTACAATGAACCGACTCGTGAATCCGCTCATCCTTTTCATGAGCTTGGGATTGAAAGCCCACAGCTTACATGATCGGGGTATGGTCTATGGATTTGACAATGTGAGTCTGGGACTTTACGGTACACCATTGCCCAAGGCCTTCAAGTTTTTTGACGAGTCATCTAGATTGAACCATCAGCCAACCTCACATGGACACCATGCTTCGATGCTTTTACTTGCTCTAGACTGGAAGTTCCTTTCGATTACTCAAACAGAAGTCTCGGCACGACGTCGATTGCCTTCATCAAGCTGGCTGGCAAAAATGCCACCGTCGCATCTCCCAGCATTGTACTCAACCCCGGTAAAATCTCAACTCTATCAATTATACAACATTGACTGAACTTCATTTGACTGGACTGACACCTCGTTAGGCGGTCCGGGTGGTTCTGGTGTCGACCTACTCCTCACATACCAGGACCTCATCGGGCAGATGCTTGGAGAGCAGTACAACTTCGTCTCCTTTGACCCTCGCGGGGTGAATAACAGTGGCTTGCATCTCGACTGCTTCTCGGGGGACACAAAAGCAAGATCAGCTTTCTATCGACTGCACAGAACAGGCGCCACCAATATCTCCTCAACGTCACTTGAGGAACAGTATTATTCAAGCTCTATCTACGGCGAGTGGTGCAACAATGCTGTCGAGAGCAAGTCAGCCCATTCATATTATGTGACTACGCCAGCAGTTGCCCATGATTTGCTCACATTTACCGAAGCTGAGGCTGAGTGGGCCGGTCAGTCACCATCAAACGCTAAACTGTGGTGCTATAGCATCAGTTACGGCACTGTCATCGGCAGCACCTTCGCTTCTCTGTTCCCTGACCGCGTTGGGAGAATGATACTCGATGGTGTTCTGAACGCAGAACAATATTATAACAACTATTGGACGGACAATGTTGATCAAATGGATGAGGCCATGGAAACATTCTCGACCTTCTGTCATTCCGCCGGACCTGAAAAGTGCTCATTCTGGGGACCCACACCGGCTAACATCACGGCAAGAATGGATGGCATCATCCGTCAGCTTCAGAACCATCCAGTCCCGCTAAGCGGCGTCGGAGGTCCAGACCTGCCAACAATGGTCACAGTTTCAGACCTGAAGACCCTTTTTCTCAACGCACTCTACACCCCACTAGCATTATTTCCAAGGATGGCCGACATCCTACACCAGGCCGAGGGTGGGAATGTGTCTGCTCTTGCGGGCATGTATGACCAGTCAAACTCTATAACCGACGCCCGTCTCGCCATCACTTGCACCGATTCTTATCGGAGGAACAGGCTTACTACCATAGAAGAGTTCGAGATTTGGGTGGAGTACACGACTTCCAAGAGCAAGTACATCGGTGATCTCTACCCCATATTCCTCGAAGGTATCTTATGCCGATCATTCCGACCGCACTTGCCTGATAGCATGGTAGTCCAAGGTAGTCAACACCCCTTGTGTCTCTCTCTGCTTTTCGGCATTCTATAAACATTGTCTTCAGCAAATTGGGTGGCCATCTATATTAGAAACAAAGTCTAACCAGGTTTGATGCAGACGAAATAAGTGCACTAAACGTGCCTACGTCCTTCCCGATCCTCTTTGCGAGTAATACCATCGACCCTATCACGCCATTGGAATCGTACGTTTCGGCCAAATCCCATCGACATTAGTAATGTTACTAGCTGACATTATCACGTCATAGGGCGCGCAAGATGTCTTCTCGGTTTGCTGGATCAGTACTTCTAATGCAAGAAGCTGTTGGTGTAAGTTGTCATCAATTCCCAATTCCACAGTCATCTCGACCAAGAGTCTAGGCTTACTCGCGGGATATTTCCTCTAAATCCAGCATACGGTCATCAACCAGGGGGCGTCGGATTGTTACTTTGGACATATTCAGGCATACCTCCAAGGCACAGTTCCATCGTCTAACACTACATGCGCCCGACAGTACATTCCATTCATAGATGCCTCCCCATTTTAACGACTATCAAAGCGATGGGAGAAGAGTCCGGTCAATTGCAGGAAAGAACTGACCGGTGCCAACGCAGTGCTGGATTTTGAAAGTAAATGGCTCATATACACTCATTCAAAGCGCTTGTTAGGGGTTGGACCTATTCCTGCCAAGTACATTATGATAAGGACAATAATTTTCCACTGCCAAGGGTCGACATTTCGTCCGACTTTAGAATGAGTTGTTGGTCCATAAGCGGAGAAGGGGCTCCTTCTAGTTTCCATGCGTACCGAATACGTGGTTATGCTGTTAGGCCATGTATTGTTCGTTTTGATTCTTACATTAAAGTGTGCACACATACCAAGTTCAATACGGGGGTAGCCATATTGCATAGTAATCATATGGTTAGGGCTTGAAAGACGGTCTCTAAATATGCGAATAGGGAAGGCAATAGCGGAACTTACTGATTAGCCTCACCTGGGGGTGACATTTGGAAATGGCTGATAAAAGGCAGGAAAAATGATCTACTGGGCAACTTGCTACTGCGAGGAAAACCCACACCGCATCCCTTTGTCCAAACATAGTATTGCACTAGATGCAAACAGTATTTCGGGCCGGACCCCACGCTAACCCCACCGGGATAGGTGGATCTGCAGGACAGCTCCGAGGATCAACCTATCAATTGGGTGGATTCCACGGTCTAAGGTAACTAAACTAGCACTAATAGGGGCTGGTCCTGAGCTGACTCAACGAGTTAAAAGTCAAGAAGCTCGGAGTTTCACTCCTCACGTGCACGCCCGGTACATTGCGGTTTCCCGATCGGACGATGGCGTCCCTCCACTCACACAAAGAACCAAGTGCCACCTCTGCTGATTCAGaatttctcttccctctctaAATCTCCATTTGATCACTACGTTCCAGCACCAGGGGCGACACCGCATCCGACATGCCCTCCAAGAGAAAGTGCCTCGGAGTCGACTGTCACAATGAAGCCGAAGCCTTACAGTGTCCGACTTGTCTGAAGTTGGGCATGAAAGACAGCTACTTCTGCTCCCAAGATTGCTTCAAGAAGAACTGGGTGGGTTTCCATATCTGCTAGTGACTAGAATCTCGTCGTTGACTGAGCTCGTGAGGTAGGCCGAACACAAGACCGTCCACAAAACGGCTGAAGGTAAGACACAGAATGGTAATCTCCGTCTAATGATCCATTCAAAGATTGTCACTGAACCCGATCCAGCTACTGGGCTT
This DNA window, taken from Aspergillus flavus chromosome 5, complete sequence, encodes the following:
- a CDS encoding major facilitator superfamily domain-containing protein, with the protein product MLFGYDTGIILAVLAITSLCSAGPFLGAIIADLTADKYGRKGPMYVGFALFTVEAILQAPGYSVPQMAVGRLTVGLGVGSAAMIVPAYIAEIAPMKYRGHMVGLNNVSITGGQVISYAIGAAFASVPHGWRYMVGLGGVPSIFLAILPPLCPESPCQLISYGKVEEAVNLSTQGRSRWDIVKELNRNPAHFRALVCACRLIGFSNPVAVNLVVSGTNMVSACINMPPVDPVGRRCLLVSTACGMAAGLLAVAISFVYIPMSLDTLEVQDNTITPTAIVVLVFIIWFVAFYGVSFGNTAWMSADFFSTEVRAIGTMFMTCCCWGSDLIASSAFLSMMKGITPSGAFGFYACLCFIGWILIIFFYPEMSGLTLEESQEVFQHGFGVRYARQLRKERRRGGE
- a CDS encoding sugar transporter, whose protein sequence is MMDGMKNKNTKTGNQAWRRKPRKWAPKSRLGCKTCKIRRVKCDLSQPSCLKCLSTGRTCDGYGEMPLAVKPEKTEMDSTHYQNSCKSDHPSTTISAYESKQWHSKYHGIMLQNLGSFLVLPVTGPTQAEAMCFFNDISIKHLNGYRPCEPWRNTLMFFSQTVPSARHAAIALALIHRNYLECHSNGRMYQPPALKDRLPDKAPLLHYNRAIQLLLNPESDDSAEITAVTLLVCYLFTCFDHLAGDDVQAMKHLRGGVALSRNTTLNCCTYGDAQSSGVHTTICQVTQQIRRLDMQAAMFLVDWTPANIQETSLSDSTFWSLDQAADHLQVLVAQVMRLRNTEQQISPTGTMSPLPSSPKDIVLAQLGTWSSLFENLLQQGSPSESDVAIHLLVSLLRLQHTIAWTLLRGYGPGREMDYDNFLPQFQQCVALAGEVAAAHQRYSGSSRPTFTPEIGFIPVLYIIGVKCRHPKVRREVLTILRRQPIREASWDSISTARVVERVIEIEEGAAGEQQMVPYMEQIPVWRRIEALSYIHIPCGQSADRVDITYTFCGQEGLHVESLMIERTERHIMSNN